A single region of the Micropterus dolomieu isolate WLL.071019.BEF.003 ecotype Adirondacks linkage group LG18, ASM2129224v1, whole genome shotgun sequence genome encodes:
- the ccdc71 gene encoding uncharacterized protein ccdc71 produces MAGAAQGPVVGRPLAFANEEQRAVHSWSRISSAGHNVLIDALKILSPMSRDLSSSEELVTFLRELSEEGHKPTVLRSKEVYGYRSCTSQPLTEDMLKPPNRNVRPTAKRRGRRLQAKKREVHPSWNTSESSNPRIQGVRPPEMWVDHRAIICSRTHGRTVEMSQALQVRPCLRLTNIEGLSGFHTARLQIHTSWDSSSEQQQQHPPTLSGIPFQPSQNGGGAPTKAVALFSQKSLSCPIRLDGALIGDSAPVFYANGRAFPETHTELTSNGWRSNGLHRDSRGPKELNNQTRQRNGWKDKNGFRWKVVKVDDSRSVAEARRKAQKILQVNLSPVIQIQPLNHVLRDFRYQNK; encoded by the coding sequence ATGGCTGGCGCGGCACAAGGTCCCGTGGTTGGCCGGCCATTGGCATTTGCCAATGAAGAGCAGAGGGCGGTTCACTCCTGGTCCCGGATTTCGTCAGCGGGGCATAACGTCCTCATAGATGCTCTAAAGATCCTCAGCCCGATGTCCCGTGACCTCTCGAGCAGTGAGGAGCTGGTCACCTTCCTGCGGGAGCTGAGCGAGGAGGGCCACAAGCCCACTGTGCTGCGCAGCAAGGAGGTGTACGGCTACCGCTCCTGCACAAGCCAACCTCTTACTGAAGACATGCTGAAGCCACCTAACCGGAACGTCAGACCCACTGCCAAGAGGAGGGGACGGAGGCTCCAGGCCAAGAAGAGAGAGGTGCACCCTTCCTGGAACACTTCTGAGAGCAGCAACCCCAGGATTCAAGGGGTCCGCCCTCCAGAGATGTGGGTGGACCATCGTGCAATCATCTGCAGCAGGACACACGGTCGGACTGTAGAGATGTCTCAGGCGCTGCAGGTGCGGCCATGCCTCAGACTGACCAACATTGAAGGCCTGTCTGGCTTCCACACGGCCAGACTCCAGATCCACACTTCCTGGGACTCGTCTTctgagcaacagcagcagcaccctCCAACGCTTTCAGGAATACCTTTTCAGCCTTCTCAGAATGGTGGCGGGGCACCCACCAAAGCTGTGGCCTTGTTCAGCCAGAAGAGCCTGTCCTGTCCCATCCGATTGGACGGCGCCCTCATTGGTGATTCTGCGCCGGTCTTTTATGCTAATGGTCGAGCATTCCCAGAGACTCACACGGAGCTAACCAGCAATGGATGGAGGAGCAATGGCCTCCACCGGGATAGTCGGGGCCCCAAGGAACTGAACAACCAGACCAGGCAGAGAAACGGCTGGAAGGACAAGAATGGTTTTAGATGGAAAGTGGTAAAGGTGGATGACTCTCGCTCGGTGGCTGAGGCCCGCAGAAAAGCGCAGAAGATTCTGCAGGTGAACCTGTCTCCAGTTATTCAGATCCAACCTCTCAACCATGTGTTGAGAGACTTCAGATACCAGAATAAGTGA